tcaggatgtcttcagttcagtcttttagacttttcaggacggagataataccgcagcatgctgtagttttatctccatccaaaattccggaacacttgccggaatgccggctttttttcccattgacatgcattaatgctggatcaggCTCCGAGTTttacggcaaaacggatccggcattgcggtctgcgcatgctcagactgcaaaaaatttggaaaaaaaatgccggatccttttttccggatgacacctgaGAGAcatatccggcatttcaatgcatttgtcatacgtatcgggatcctgatccgtatgacaaatgccatcagtttgcatgcgttttgacagaTCTGacaggcgacggaactgcctgccagatcctctgccacaagtgtgaaagttccctCAATCAGACCTTTTCTTTTATAAAACTCAAAATAGGCGCAAGTCTCTCCACAACAGGTGCAAAATCAGTTGGTAAATGAGATTTTAGTGGGATGTGGGAGTTTGGGATGAAACACACAAACTCCTTACAGATGatatccttggtcagattcaaacctaggacgcCAATACGGCAAAGCACCAGAACTAACCACTGAGCCTCTGTTGCTGTCTTTTACTCTGATTCCCAAGAGCTGTTCCTTAATTCATTGAGTAATTAATCCCTGAAACAAATCATTCCCAGTAAACCATTTTGGCTTTTGTCTTCTTCTAGGGTTCActgaggggcttttttttttgtatttctatGGTAATCCTGGTGTTATGGATTGCACATAGCTCTCTTCAGATTTACAACCTTATTATAGCTTTAATGATCTGTACACAAGGTAGCCCATTCTGCGTAACCTTGTTTTCCCTTTTGATCTAAGAACGCTGATTAAAGATAACTGACAGAGAACTAATTGTATTTAGCCAAAATTAATTAGAACCATCTGTGTTCTAAGAAGTTATTGTTGCATGGCCAAAAGATTATTCTGAAACATGAATAAATTGCTCTATTATATGCAATTGTGTGAGAATACAGCAATAACCATGTTTAATAATCATTTGGAATCATAAAAAACATATTAAGATATGATTCTTGATTTCTTTTCTAGGCAATTATGATTATCGAATCTGTCACTATCTAATAAAAAaagatgtatttaaaaaaattgcaatatcACAGATTTTAAGAgcttttatgcctcattcacacgtcagtgttttggtcagtgatttccatcagtgattgtgagccacaacaaggtgtggctctaaacatgtctgtggaggctccaatcctggttttggcccaCAATCatggatggaaatcactgaccaaacactgatgtgtgaatgaggtttaggctgcaaatttttgtatgctttgaagggcttctgtcatcagaaaCATGGACCTAAAACAGACTCACCTGGAACATGAGCCCTTGCCATTTAAAGATCATGGAAATTCTCAGCTAGTCAATTTATTCTGCGGAtcacagatctcaccctttgcaatgcaaaagaTGAAATCTGCAGCAAGTTCCATCAAAATCCATAGCAAAATGCCCACGATTTCGTGCAGATTGTGCTGCACAACACGGATACTagccgtgtgcatcccacatTTTCCCTTCcgctgttctattcttgtccgcaaaacagacaagaatagggcatgttctatgtttttttgtggggccgtggGACAGAAAtatgaatgcggacagcacatggtgttctGCACGCatgttttgcagccccattgaagtgaatgagtccgcatccaatctgcaaaaaatgcggatcagatgcagccaaaactacggtcgtgtgcatgaggcctaagagatttAAAAAATCATGAGTTATGCAGATACAAACAGCTTTTGAGTAGATGTATCTTTGTATAGCGCCAGTATGTGATTCAGATAGCAGAACAATAAAACATGGGCTGCTTTCCCGTAAGAGCCAGAATACAATTCTGACATTATTTTGATCGTATTCCGATTGCCagcatgaatttaataaaaaacataatgttttgtgtatttgacaatttttttcccaatacatttttaaatataatgaaTGTAACTTTAATATTTCCATTCTAAGGTTTCTGCATTTgctatcaagactggtgtattttttttctttgctgccagctttcaaacacatTTTATCCGCTTTTACTTGGAATCTAATCTGCAAACTAAACAATTGCTTATTTTGTCATGACATAATGAGATTATTTCTCCGGATCCTGAAGATTCTtgtacaaaaaatggctttaacaCATACTCAGTCTATGGATTAGTGGTCAGATAAATCGTGTAGTGAGTATCTCTGAAAACACATATCAGAATGGACTCATCTACTTCCAGCCAACATTTGGTTCTCCAGCCATTCTGGGATTACATGCTTACAGAATTTGGTGACCAGGTGAAGAGCCCCATTTTCCCCGTCTTGCTTGCATTCTCTGGCTATCTATGCTTCAGTTTCCCATTTGCTGTTATAGACATCCTGGGAGAGCGATGCCAATTTTTCTATCAATACAAAATTCAGAAGAACAATCAACCAACAATAAGGATGATGTTTCTCTGTCTCTGGAAGGCTGTGTTTAACCATGTGATGTATATCTTTCCAACTGTATTTTTGAATTGGCTGTGGATGCCACCAGTATCCTTACCCATGAGTGCTCCTTCGGTTTGTACTCTTCTTGGAGAGATCTTGGGATGTCTAATTTTATTTGACTTACAATATTTTATATGGCATGTACTCCACCATAAAAACCAGTGGTTATACAAGAAGATCCATGCTGTTCACCATGAATATACTGCACCATTCTCATGGTCTAGTCAGAACCTCAGTGGCTCTGAGTTGATGACTGTTGGTTTGTGGAGTACCATGAATCCCATTCTATTAGGATGTCATCCATTGACATCATGGACTTGCAATCTACTTAGCATCTGGATGTCTGTAGATGATCATATAGGGTATCATTTTCCCTGGTCCCTTCACCATATATTCCCCCTTGGTTTATATGGAGGTGCTCTAGCTCATGACTTGCATCATCAGAAACCAAGAACAAACTTTGCTCCTTTTTTTCGACATTGGGACTTAATTTGTGGAACGGCTTGCTCTATTAATGAAAATGCCTAATATCCATGTATCCATTGTAATACAATGCTGCTTTACTTTGGTGAAGAGAAACTAATTCAAATTTTTAACTTCAGAAGACCATCAGGAAACCTTTGCAGTTACCCCTGAGAACCTCTGATGTTTAATGCAAGTAATTGAAACATTTTTAAGAATGTGTTATTACATTTAAATGGATTATTCTGTGCATTTCCTTCAGATCCACCCACACTGTAGTACACAAATATAGATTTTGTATTAATCCATCATTATATACTGTAGTACATTACATAAACAGTTCACAGAAGCTTTGGTAAAATCAATGGCTGGTAAGTAGTTGTTTTACTTGTTATTGTTCGTACCATATAGTAAACAATGTTGCTAAAACCCTGGACCATGACAGCATGACCACATTTCTAATAGTCACAAtacagtttttctttacttgcaaATTGTAATGGTAGACAGTAACACAAGTCAATATAATATGTCACTCATGGTGTCAGTCTCAGGAAGTAAATAATTCAACAGTAACATAACACTAGCTTCCAAAGCAATAGGGTTAAACTGAAAAAGGTTGATATTTTTTCTTGAGTGACAACTCATTGAAATGTAgaaatgtttgtgtgttaaatcgCACATGTAATACTACTTATGTGTTTCGCTGCTGTAACTACAAGCTGTTGTTTGTGGCCCCTTTAAAGCAGTCACATTATCTTCCTGGAGCCAGGCTGTGTTGTCAGAGAGCTGGAAAGGGTCTGAATTGTTGGGTTTGTGAAAGCTGCTGAATGGGAGGAGTAGGCAGCTCAGCGCTATCCAAATGAATAATAAAAAGGAAGATCATATGCAGCAGTTCTCTTGAAGATTATAACTAACCAGGTGCCGACGATGGAAGACTTCTGTCTATCCCATGCTCTGGACACATACCTCCACAGCAGACCACTTCTGCAGCCATTGTGGGACTACCTGAGGCTTCATTATTCTGATACTCTTAGGTCTCCACTCTTTCCTGTAGTCCTTACCGTGTTATGCTACCTTATCTTCTGCATGCCTTACCTTGTTTTCAACATCATGGGCAGAAGGTGGCCTTTTATTCACAAATATAAAATCCAACAGGACAGGAATCCAACTGGACCAATGATTGTCCATTGCCTCGGAGTGACTTTATACAACCACCTGTTCTTTATCCTACCAGCTGCAGTTGCCCAGTGGTACTGGAGGCCTCCTTGTCCATTGCCAGAAGAGGCTCCAAGCGTTTTGGATGTAATGTTTGGCGTGACGGCGAGCCTTCTGCTATTTgattttcaatattttatttggcacatgatccatcacaagaACAGGTGGCTATACAAAACATTCCATGCCATTCATCATGAGTACATGGCTCCTTTTTCCTTAGCCACACAGTGTCTTGGAGGCTGGGAACTTGTAACTGTTGGATTGTGGACCACAATAAACCCTATAATCTTCAGGTGCCATATTCTCACAACATGGTTATTTATGGTATTTCATGTATATGTGTCTGTGGAAGACCACTGTGGTTACGATTTTCCCTGGTCCACATCACGTCTGATACCATTTGGGATCTACGGGGGACCAATAAAACATGACTTACATCACCAGAAACCCATGAGCAATTATGCTCCCCACTTTACACATTGGGACAAAATATTTGGCACACATGCAGACTTCACTTCCGTCAAGGGCATACTAGAGGTTGATACCGCGAATAAAACTTGCTGCGCCAGTACACAGGAAGATAACCTTTATGATGAAAGTGTCTCACCAACAGATAGGCTTGCTGAAGAAAGGAGCAATTAAATTATATGATATATAAAGAGCTATACATTTCTATATTTTAATACGAATGTgtgtattgttatttttttcagtgagtATTTTTCAGGTTGTAAATAAGAAAATGTCTGTATTGTAATTCCAGGGTGATTATTTATGGTACATAAGGTTTAGAATATGTCATCAGTCTATGACTTACAGTGCATCTGAGGCTTTTGTCTGTTGCAGTACTACACTTCTTTTGTCTGGTCAGTGCCCCTATTTTTTAGAAGATAGGTATAAGAAAACTGCTTGCACTTTGTAAAAACCGAATGTTGGTttatgtttgcaggcatgcatatATCTAATATAATCATCTAATTCATATTTAATGTAGAATATCAGTATAGTGTGGATAATATCACAAATGTGTTGTTTCCAAACATCATGGTGACCACAAAGGTTAAGATCTCAGAAATTTGATTGTTAAGGCAAATATTTAAAACTGTGATACTAAATCAGCCAGTTCTGATCAATGGAAATATTCTCTATCAGCCAGAACACATGTGTAATTAAAATTGTTCTTTTGGATGCTAC
The Bufo gargarizans isolate SCDJY-AF-19 chromosome 2, ASM1485885v1, whole genome shotgun sequence genome window above contains:
- the LOC122929725 gene encoding cholesterol 25-hydroxylase-like protein 1, member 2; the protein is MEDFCLSHALDTYLHSRPLLQPLWDYLRLHYSDTLRSPLFPVVLTVLCYLIFCMPYLVFNIMGRRWPFIHKYKIQQDRNPTGPMIVHCLGVTLYNHLFFILPAAVAQWYWRPPCPLPEEAPSVLDVMFGVTASLLLFDFQYFIWHMIHHKNRWLYKTFHAIHHEYMAPFSLATQCLGGWELVTVGLWTTINPIIFRCHILTTWLFMVFHVYVSVEDHCGYDFPWSTSRLIPFGIYGGPIKHDLHHQKPMSNYAPHFTHWDKIFGTHADFTSVKGILEVDTANKTCCASTQEDNLYDESVSPTDRLAEERSN
- the LOC122925766 gene encoding cholesterol 25-hydroxylase-like protein 1, member 1, translated to MDSSTSSQHLVLQPFWDYMLTEFGDQVKSPIFPVLLAFSGYLCFSFPFAVIDILGERCQFFYQYKIQKNNQPTIRMMFLCLWKAVFNHVMYIFPTVFLNWLWMPPVSLPMSAPSVCTLLGEILGCLILFDLQYFIWHVLHHKNQWLYKKIHAVHHEYTAPFSWSSQNLSGSELMTVGLWSTMNPILLGCHPLTSWTCNLLSIWMSVDDHIGYHFPWSLHHIFPLGLYGGALAHDLHHQKPRTNFAPFFRHWDLICGTACSINENA